The DNA segment AGTCGTAGGGGAAATTTCGTCAACAAGCAGCAACATGGAGGTAGGTGTCGGACTCACCGGGTTGCTGTACGGCTGCATGCTGAGGCGTATCCCATCGCGAACCATTTTCTCCCTGACCATGATCTTGAGCTGCATCTTAGGAAAGCGCACCAGTTCGGCCTTGCCCTCTTCGTACTCGTCCTGAAAGTAGCGGAGCGAATCCGGCCGCACAGCAGCTTTGTCCGGCGCCGCCGGTGCCGGCGGCGGAGCCCAGTCGTCGAATCCGTACTCGCTGGCCGATGCCGCCGAAACGCGCGAATGCCTGGCAGCTTCCTCGAGTGTGAAGTACACCGACGTACCACCCTGCTCGAGCAACACTCGCACGGCCTGGAGCACGCGATCCCTGTGCCTCGGATCGGTGACGCCGATGGCATCCAAGTCCGGCTCGCCGATCTGCTTGCAGATCTCCAGGTCATCGTATCCGTTGTCCACGAAGCTCTCCGCGTACTGAGGCAGTCCCAGGGTGCGGAGCCAATCGGCCACGATACTCTGCTCGCCGGCGTTCATGCTGAGGCCATGCCACTAGCACGCGCCGCGCGACACAACTGTGTTTTTGTTCCGTAGGGTTTAGCGAGTGAGGGAGCGCGCTAAAAATGACGCGAGCTCCGCAAAAGCCGCTCCTAGTGCTGTCgctgccgccgacgccgccggagCTCTCCCCGATCGCTCCATCACGGAGAATGGCAGCCGgatgcggccgcgagcgcatgCGCGAGAATCGGGTTGTGATATCACGTCCGGTCGCGAAGAGGCGGATGCTGGTGCCGTACTGGTGCCGCTCGGCGGTGCTTCAGAGAAACTCGGCGCTGCCGGCGGGCCAACTGAGCGTAGgagaacggaggagcctggcgaGAATCGGAGGGAGTAGCCAGGAGCAATTTCACTTACATATGCGTCGTTCGTATATCTACTATGTAGCTAAAAAGCTGGAATGAAGCAGTGTCCCTCCGTGAGGTCCTTGTTGCAGCGTAACGACAGGCTGGGTCGTGTAGGAGAGGGCTCACGTTGCGTAAGCGATGAGTGCAATTACCCGGCGAGCCTCTTAAACACTGACATTTCCTCGTCTTCAAAGCTGAAAGTCATCAAGTTTAAGAAACAAGACACAAGGTGACAACGAAATAGCGCACGTGGAATAAATGCAAATCGATCAGTATGGCTGAGTCCTAAGCTCTATACTTTATGCAGAGTATTTGACGGATGACTAGATAAGGGGGCGGATTAAACTTGAATGTTTACTGCATGTGACGCGTGCAGTTTTAATGTGGAGATGCattttcattttaaatgcgaagcatttcttagcgaacttctgcgactttgagcgtatctatctatctatctatctatctatctatctatctatctatctatctatctatctatctatctatctatctatctatctatctagccgcctacgactttgtgctctcctggccgtttcgttagtcggatgtataccaaaattggtgtgtcataacatggccttattaggaacataaatgacaggtcatatcatgaaaatcatgacacgcatgtcatgaacagcatgatttacattccacgaccttaggctcttgcggccgttccgttaatttcatatacaccaaaattggtacggcatgacaagaattcatgacgaacataatgattggtcctaatatgcaaatca comes from the Rhipicephalus sanguineus isolate Rsan-2018 chromosome 6, BIME_Rsan_1.4, whole genome shotgun sequence genome and includes:
- the LOC119397510 gene encoding sterile alpha motif domain-containing protein 5 encodes the protein MNAGEQSIVADWLRTLGLPQYAESFVDNGYDDLEICKQIGEPDLDAIGVTDPRHRDRVLQAVRVLLEQGGTSVYFTLEEAARHSRVSAASASEYGFDDWAPPPAPAAPDKAAVRPDSLRYFQDEYEEGKAELVRFPKMQLKIMVREKMVRDGIRLSMQPYSNPDGSRGDLDGLARRYAEELRTHFQDVLERLEELRKRRVAADFAQLPEPLGSGGLLDGRASISPQEPCSSSTDPEDQDSI